The following are encoded together in the Mycolicibacterium arabiense genome:
- a CDS encoding triose-phosphate isomerase yields MTDTGTNNLGLLWVGTSWKMNKGLSEARSYARGLAEYVGQTDLSGVQPFIIPSFTALAATRDELGDDSKVLLGAQNAHWENEGPWTGEVSVAQVKDAGARLVEIGHSERREHFGETVATTRLKVATVLAHGLVPLLCIGESADVKNAGESSQFILNQAAGALDGLTAEQMARVLIAYEPIWAIGESGRPATDKELRKPFADLGREYGSRTAGLLYGGSVGLDNAEDLLGIDEVTGLFIGRAAWRLAGYVRLLEIAAAHQKARNTR; encoded by the coding sequence GTGACTGACACGGGAACGAACAATTTGGGCCTGCTGTGGGTGGGCACGAGTTGGAAGATGAACAAGGGTCTCAGTGAGGCCCGTTCCTACGCACGCGGTTTGGCCGAGTACGTCGGTCAGACCGACCTCTCCGGAGTGCAACCCTTCATCATCCCGTCGTTCACCGCGCTGGCCGCTACTCGCGATGAACTCGGAGACGATTCGAAGGTACTGCTCGGGGCGCAGAACGCGCATTGGGAGAACGAGGGACCCTGGACCGGCGAGGTGTCCGTTGCCCAGGTGAAGGACGCCGGCGCGCGACTGGTCGAGATCGGTCATTCCGAGCGTCGCGAGCACTTCGGGGAGACCGTGGCGACGACTCGGCTGAAGGTGGCCACCGTCCTCGCCCACGGGCTCGTTCCACTGCTGTGCATCGGCGAGAGCGCCGACGTCAAGAATGCCGGTGAGTCCTCACAATTCATCCTCAACCAGGCGGCAGGCGCGCTCGATGGCCTCACTGCAGAGCAGATGGCTCGCGTCCTCATCGCCTACGAGCCCATCTGGGCCATCGGCGAGAGTGGGCGTCCTGCCACGGACAAGGAACTGCGTAAGCCGTTCGCCGACCTAGGACGCGAGTACGGCAGTAGGACAGCGGGTTTGCTCTACGGGGGCTCGGTCGGTCTCGACAACGCCGAGGACCTGCTCGGCATCGACGAGGTCACCGGTTTGTTCATCGGTCGGGCCGCATGGCGGTTGGCCGGATACGTGCGACTGCTCGAGATCGCCGCGGCTCATCAGAAGGCACGCAACACGCGTTGA
- a CDS encoding GntR family transcriptional regulator — protein MGAHGDALPSRNTLVDQVYERLMELLLDGTLRSGDPISIDGTARHLGVSPTPVREALARLESTGNVIRVAMRGYRVPEVPGAKEMADIMDARLLIEPRLAELACARADADLLRALEEAIEEQERAPHTSDAAAITKYHRPDERFHRLIAEHADNSALLRAYDALGGHGQRFRLFVGVGVQDSEHAIAEHRELLAAFKRGYGPEVYRIMHAHITGVKERALAERARAEDSNEIPDARGHDEGIANSRD, from the coding sequence GTGGGAGCCCACGGGGACGCTTTGCCGTCGCGCAACACGCTCGTCGACCAGGTCTACGAGCGACTAATGGAACTGCTCCTCGACGGCACCCTGCGCTCCGGAGATCCGATAAGCATCGACGGGACGGCCCGTCACCTCGGCGTATCGCCCACGCCCGTGCGCGAGGCGCTGGCTCGCTTGGAGTCCACCGGCAACGTCATTCGGGTGGCCATGCGCGGGTACCGCGTGCCGGAGGTGCCGGGCGCAAAGGAGATGGCGGACATCATGGATGCCCGCCTGCTCATCGAGCCCCGGCTCGCAGAACTGGCCTGTGCCAGGGCCGATGCCGACTTGCTGCGTGCACTCGAGGAGGCGATTGAGGAGCAGGAGCGGGCGCCGCACACTTCCGATGCCGCGGCCATAACGAAGTACCACCGTCCGGATGAACGTTTCCACCGCTTGATCGCCGAGCACGCGGACAACAGCGCGTTGCTGCGGGCGTATGACGCACTGGGCGGCCACGGGCAACGCTTCCGGCTGTTCGTTGGAGTGGGCGTTCAGGATTCCGAACATGCGATCGCCGAGCACCGAGAGCTGCTCGCGGCGTTCAAGCGAGGCTACGGCCCCGAGGTCTACCGCATCATGCACGCACACATCACCGGAGTGAAGGAGCGCGCGCTGGCCGAGCGCGCACGCGCAGAGGACTCTAATGAGATTCCCGACGCTCGTGGCCACGATGAAGGCATCGCGAACTCTCGCGATTGA
- a CDS encoding sodium:calcium antiporter yields the protein MSHWPLWASILAFVAAAAAIWVAGISLSNQTDVLSTRLHLGAALGGVILLAVATNLPEIAIVASASLSGNLGVAVGNILGGIAIQTVVLVALDAFGVRGPRPLMYRAASLVLVVEAAVVVAVLAVVIAGTQLPASLIAFHVTPAALLILVAWVGGLLLVRRAGRSLPWHESGQPPDGQDRPRGHSTSQNEQKATDRGISTAKSATIFGIAAAVTLVAGVVLERTGDAIADDIGLSGVLFGATVLAAATSLPELSTGLASVRNGDYQLAVSDIFGGNAFLPVLFLMATLISGNAVLPQAEKADIYLTALAMVLTLIYAAGLIFRPKRRIARMGADSLAVIVVYLIGVGGLFAIAHAV from the coding sequence GTGTCCCATTGGCCGTTGTGGGCGTCGATCCTCGCCTTCGTTGCGGCAGCGGCGGCGATCTGGGTGGCGGGCATCTCCCTGTCCAACCAGACCGACGTGCTGTCCACGCGGCTGCACCTAGGCGCGGCGCTGGGCGGGGTGATTCTGCTGGCGGTGGCGACGAACCTACCTGAGATCGCCATCGTGGCCAGTGCGTCGCTTTCCGGAAATCTCGGTGTCGCCGTCGGAAACATATTGGGCGGAATAGCGATCCAGACCGTCGTGCTGGTCGCGCTGGACGCCTTCGGCGTACGTGGGCCGCGGCCGCTGATGTACCGCGCGGCATCTCTGGTCCTCGTCGTCGAGGCCGCCGTGGTGGTGGCGGTGCTGGCCGTCGTGATCGCCGGCACCCAGCTGCCTGCGTCGCTGATCGCGTTCCACGTCACGCCGGCTGCCCTGCTGATCCTTGTTGCATGGGTCGGTGGTCTGCTGCTGGTACGCCGTGCGGGACGGTCACTGCCGTGGCACGAATCGGGCCAACCACCGGACGGCCAGGATCGTCCCCGCGGCCACAGCACATCTCAGAACGAACAGAAGGCCACCGATCGTGGCATCAGCACGGCCAAGTCGGCGACGATCTTCGGCATCGCAGCCGCCGTCACGCTGGTCGCCGGTGTCGTGCTGGAGCGCACCGGCGACGCCATCGCCGACGACATCGGGCTCTCGGGAGTGCTGTTCGGTGCCACCGTGCTTGCCGCCGCCACGTCGCTGCCCGAACTGTCGACCGGGTTGGCCTCGGTGCGCAACGGCGACTACCAACTCGCCGTCTCGGACATCTTTGGAGGCAACGCCTTCCTGCCCGTCCTGTTCCTGATGGCGACGCTGATCTCGGGCAATGCCGTGCTTCCCCAGGCCGAGAAGGCCGACATCTACTTGACCGCATTGGCGATGGTCTTGACGCTGATCTACGCGGCCGGTCTGATCTTCCGCCCGAAACGCCGCATCGCCAGGATGGGCGCGGACTCCCTCGCCGTCATCGTCGTCTACCTGATCGGCGTCGGCGGCCTGTTCGCCATTGCGCACGCCGTTTGA
- a CDS encoding ribose-5-phosphate isomerase translates to MALRIVIGGDKAGFNYKQALRKDLESDDRVEVVEDVGVGDAEDDTSYPNVAIAAAERIAKGEADRALLICGTGLGVAIAANKVKGIRAVTAHDSYSVQRSVLSNNAQVLCMGERVVGLELARVLVKEWLGVQFDPQSSSAAKVDDICAYESD, encoded by the coding sequence ATGGCATTGAGGATCGTAATCGGCGGAGACAAGGCGGGATTCAACTACAAGCAGGCTCTGCGCAAGGACCTCGAGTCCGACGATCGGGTGGAGGTCGTGGAGGACGTTGGTGTCGGTGACGCCGAGGACGACACGTCCTACCCGAACGTCGCGATCGCTGCCGCCGAGAGAATCGCCAAAGGTGAGGCGGACCGAGCGCTGCTGATCTGCGGCACAGGGCTAGGCGTGGCCATCGCAGCGAACAAGGTCAAGGGAATTCGAGCCGTCACAGCCCACGATTCGTACTCCGTGCAGCGCTCAGTGCTGTCGAACAACGCACAGGTGCTGTGCATGGGGGAGCGAGTCGTGGGGCTGGAGTTGGCGCGGGTGCTGGTCAAGGAATGGCTCGGCGTGCAGTTCGACCCGCAGTCCTCCTCGGCGGCCAAGGTCGATGACATCTGTGCGTACGAGAGTGACTGA
- the lerK gene encoding L-erythrulose 1-kinase, which yields MTYLLNSPGDFAAEAVRGLVAAHGELLVEVPGGVARATQTPQGQPALVIGGGSGHYPAFAGWVGPGMGHGAPCGNVFSSPAASEVYSVVRNAENGGGVILGFGNYAGDVLHFGLAAEKLRHEGIDVRIVTVSDDIASNGPENHRDRRGVAGDLPVFKIAGAAIEAGADLDEAERVAWKANDATRSFGLAFNGCTLPGADEPLFHVDKGQMGVGLGIHGEPGVRDDRIGSAAETADLLLDQLLTEEPPRGENGYDGRVAVILNGLGTVKYEELFVVYGRIAERLEEKGLTAVRPEVGEYVTSLDMAGLSLTLVFLDDELEKLWLAPVETPAYRRGAMPDADRSPRTGVWNAAEAEIPRASQDSRVCAQSIAAVLETFQRVCADNEAELGRLDAVAGDGDHGQGMSFGSRGAARAARAAVDEGAGARTTLLLAGQAWADAAGGTSGALWGAALTSAGGAYSDTENADDRNVVDAISAGIDAVIRLGGAKPGDKTMVDAALPFRDAMEEAFETEAGPAITAAARVARDAADRTADITARLGRARVLGEKSVGTPDPGALSFSMLMTALGEHLTR from the coding sequence ATGACGTACCTGCTCAACTCCCCAGGCGACTTCGCGGCCGAAGCCGTTCGCGGTCTCGTCGCCGCCCACGGCGAACTCCTGGTCGAGGTGCCCGGCGGTGTGGCGCGAGCGACGCAGACGCCACAGGGCCAGCCCGCACTCGTGATCGGCGGGGGTTCGGGTCACTATCCGGCCTTCGCCGGATGGGTCGGTCCCGGCATGGGTCACGGTGCTCCGTGCGGCAACGTCTTCTCGTCACCCGCCGCGTCCGAGGTGTATTCGGTCGTGCGCAACGCCGAGAACGGCGGAGGCGTCATCTTGGGCTTCGGCAACTACGCGGGGGACGTGCTGCACTTCGGCCTGGCTGCCGAGAAGCTGCGTCACGAGGGCATCGACGTGCGGATCGTCACCGTCAGTGACGACATCGCGTCCAATGGTCCGGAGAACCACCGCGACCGTCGGGGCGTCGCCGGCGATTTGCCCGTGTTCAAGATTGCGGGCGCGGCCATTGAAGCCGGTGCAGACCTCGATGAGGCGGAGCGCGTTGCGTGGAAGGCCAACGACGCGACGCGCTCGTTCGGCCTGGCCTTCAACGGGTGCACTTTGCCCGGGGCCGATGAGCCGCTGTTCCACGTCGACAAGGGGCAGATGGGGGTAGGGCTTGGCATTCACGGCGAACCCGGCGTCCGCGACGACCGCATCGGCAGCGCTGCCGAGACCGCCGATCTGTTGCTCGATCAACTATTGACCGAAGAGCCTCCGCGCGGCGAAAACGGGTACGACGGCCGGGTGGCCGTCATCCTCAACGGACTCGGCACGGTCAAGTACGAAGAACTGTTCGTCGTCTACGGGCGCATTGCCGAGCGCCTCGAGGAGAAGGGACTCACCGCCGTGCGTCCGGAGGTCGGCGAGTACGTCACGAGCCTCGACATGGCGGGCCTGTCGCTGACCCTGGTGTTCCTCGATGACGAACTCGAGAAGCTATGGCTGGCACCGGTGGAGACGCCTGCGTACCGCCGCGGGGCGATGCCGGACGCCGACCGGTCTCCGCGCACCGGCGTCTGGAACGCAGCAGAGGCGGAAATTCCGCGAGCAAGCCAGGATTCGCGAGTTTGCGCGCAGAGCATCGCCGCAGTACTGGAGACGTTCCAGCGCGTGTGCGCCGACAACGAGGCCGAGCTTGGCCGCCTCGACGCGGTCGCCGGCGACGGCGATCATGGCCAGGGCATGTCGTTCGGTTCCCGCGGCGCGGCGCGAGCAGCTCGCGCTGCGGTGGATGAGGGCGCCGGTGCCCGGACCACGCTGCTGCTCGCCGGTCAGGCCTGGGCGGATGCGGCTGGAGGCACGTCGGGAGCGTTGTGGGGCGCGGCGCTGACCAGCGCAGGTGGTGCCTACTCCGATACCGAGAACGCCGATGACCGGAACGTCGTCGACGCAATCAGCGCCGGGATCGACGCCGTCATCCGTCTCGGCGGCGCGAAACCTGGTGACAAGACGATGGTGGACGCCGCCCTGCCCTTCCGGGACGCAATGGAGGAGGCCTTCGAGACGGAAGCGGGGCCAGCCATCACCGCCGCGGCACGCGTGGCCCGCGATGCCGCCGACAGGACGGCGGACATCACGGCGCGGTTGGGCCGCGCTCGGGTACTCGGTGAGAAGAGTGTGGGCACACCGGACCCAGGCGCGCTGTCGTTCTCGATGCTGATGACGGCTCTTGGCGAGCACCTGACCCGGTGA